One Anastrepha obliqua isolate idAnaObli1 chromosome 6, idAnaObli1_1.0, whole genome shotgun sequence DNA window includes the following coding sequences:
- the LOC129250228 gene encoding uncharacterized protein LOC129250228 has translation MSLEEGKRKRSNIKRNISRIKSIVEAARESDDKLTNAELQCRLGILESYFKQALSVQADIEDLDPLDNGRADLEDSYVAVKLNIQAQLGEDANGTVHFPETSTPAVVKPSSHLPRLTLPTFSGDYADYNNFITSFTQIIAREPRLSNIEKFNYLLTCLKGPALETVHAFQVTSENYPKALDRLKQRFDNPTSNAQQLRSLIDKASAIFSSLESVGTFANIAHALLINIVMGKCDQQTRSKWNESLDYKSLPTWSQCTQVVERHCQFLHSCEASSQRKPESGKQNRASNRMQNSSFAITNSNCVLCSSSNHKLVSCLRFKEMNTNQRFDLIKKHDLCINCLGNGHRMIQCPSKNRCRCCNRAHHTLLHHENASQPTQTTPVAGPAFQPSGSTRPTWQTSSQESTATHSHMGASEGGQVILATAMILVKDATGTYKLGRALLDSCSQLNFITEDFAQKLRLRREKHNVGVRSIGDSLTSLKARTTTTIKSRTSAFQLSLQFGITSHIAYQPDAEIDTSGWSLPANTKLADEMFFKPRRIDLLLGTEAFFDALAVGQIRLGPNLPTLQKTLFGWVVSGRFRGDYNVTSSSCLLSNETSIDENLQRLWQLESIDTSPKPTQPDHRICEEHFTKTTHQDHTGRITVNLPFKDNPICLGDSFDIARRRFLALERRLLRSSEIRPQYIAFMEEYESLGHMSVVAHPNLKEPHYYMPHHCVLKPSSTSTKLRVVFDASCRTSTQTSLNDHLLVGPTIQQDLYMLLLRFRLYRFAITADITKMYRAPHFGGLWEAAVKSANGLLYRTLANTRLTYEELSTVAVEIEAILNSRPLSPLSSDPNDFEALTAGHFLVGSSLRALPESSLEERNISNLDRYDMITAIKQRFWRRWSSDYVNELRSRVKWTTPTPNLAEGTLVIIHDDNLPPQRWKLGRVESTVRGRDGHVRVARIRTTNGSCCRPVHKLAILPVSGKCILSTGPGCWITLYA, from the exons ATGTCTCTTGAAGAAGGCAAGCGTAAGCGCTCCAACATAAAGCGCAACATTTCGCGTATTAAATCGATCGTCGAAGCGGCAAGGGAGTCAGATGATAAACTTACCAATGCTGAGCTTCAATGTCGACTAGGAATACTGGAATCTTACTTCAAGCAGGCCTTATCCGTCCAAGCTGACATTGAGGATTTAGATCCACTTGACAACGGCCGCGCAGATCTGGAAGATAGCTACGTAGCAGTTAAGCTGAATATTCAAGCGCAACTTGGAGAAGATGCTAACGGTACAGTGCACTTTCCCGAAACGTCAACACCAGCAGTTGTTAAGCCCTCGTCGCATCTGCCAAGACTAACATTGCCAACATTTAGTGGCGATTACGCAGACTACAACAATTTTATTACGTCATTTACCCAGATCATTGCTCGCGAACCAAGGCTGTCGAACATAGAAAAATTTAACTACCTGTTGACTTGTTTAAAGGGTCCCGCGCTAGAAACGGTTCATGCATTCCAAGTCACCAGCGAAAACTATCCGAAGGCTTTGGATAGGCTCAAGCAACGGTTCGACAACCCaac GTCAAACGCTCAACAGCTGCGCAGTTTAATAGACAAGGCATCGGCAATTTTTAGCTCCTTGGAGTCAGTAGGAACATTTGCAAACATCGCACATGCATTGCTAATTAACATTGTGATGGGCAAGTGTGATCAGCAAACCAGGAGCAAATGGAACGAGTCTCTGGACTACAAGTCGCTTCCAACTTGGTCACAGTGCACTCAAGTCGTGGAACGACATTGTCAGTTCTTGCACTCATGCGAGGCATCGTCACAACGAAAACCCGAGTCTGGCAAACAAAATCGCGCAAGCAATCGCATGCAAAATTCGTCATTTGCTATCACTAACTCTAATTGTGTTCTTTGTTCCAGTTCCAACCATAAACTCGTCAGTTGTTTGAGGTTTAAGGAGATGAACACAAATCAACGCTTTGATCTCATCAAGAAGCATGATCTATGCATCAACTGCTTAGGCAATGGTCATAGAATGATCCAATGTCCATCCAAGAATCGCTGCCGCTGTTGCAATCGAGCACACCACACGTTGTTGCATCATGAGAATGCATCTCAACCCACTCAAACAACTCCAGTGGCAGGTCCCGCATTCCAGCCTTCGGGGTCTACTCGACCTACATGGCAAACTTCATCTCAAGAATCGACAGCAACCCACTCGCACATGGGTGCATCGGAAGGTGGACAGGTGATTCTTGCAACGGCTATGATCCTGGTCAAGGACGCTACGGGTACGTATAAGTTGGGCAGAGCCCTCCTAGATTCATGCTCTCAACTCAATTTCATCACTGAGGATTTCGCGCAAAAACTACGCCTTCGACGTGAGAAACATAATGTGGGCGTTCGAAGCATTGGAGACTCGCTAACCAGCCTTAAGGCGCGTACGACCACGACCATCAAATCGCGCACTTCAGCCTTTCAACTGTCACTTCAATTCGGAATCACCTCGCACATAGCATACCAGCCAGATGCCGAGATCGACACGTCCGGTTGGAGCTTGCCAGCCAATACCAAATTAGCAGACGAGATGTTTTTTAAGCCCCGGCGCATAGACCTGTTGTTAGGAACAGAGGCCTTCTTTGATGCTCTTGCTGTTGGCCAAATTCGACTGGGTCCAAATTTACCGACGCTTCAGAAGACGTTGTTTGGTTGGGTCGTCTCTGGTAGGTTTCGAGGTGACTATAACGTGACGTCATCATCTTGTCTGCTGTCAAACGAAACCTCAATCGACGAGAATTTGCAACGCCTATGGCAACTGGAATCCATCGACACGTCACCAAAACCAACTCAGCCAGACCATCGAATTTGTGAAGAGCATTTCACAAAAACAACTCATCAAGACCACACTGGTCGAATTACTGTAAATCTGCCATTTAAAGACAACCCAATTTGTCTCGGAGATTCCTTCGATATCGCTCGTCGGCGATTCCTTGCGCTTGAGAGACGTCTTCTACGTTCGTCCGAAATCCGTCCGCAGTACATTGCCTTCATGGAAGAGTACGAAAGTCTTGGCCACATGTCAGTAGTAGCACACCCCAACTTGAAAGAGCCACACTACTATATGCCACATCACTGCGTGCTTAAACCTAGCAGCACGTCAACCAAATTGCGAGTAGTGTTTGATGCCTCGTGCCGCACCTCAACACAAACATCATTGAACGATCATTTGTTAGTGGGGCCCACAATTCAACAAGATTTATACATGCTTCTATTACGTTTTCGTCTGTATCGTTTCGCCATCACCGCAGATATCACTAAAATGTACAG GGCACCCCATTTTGGCGGCCTCTGGGAAGCAGCAGTTAAAAGCGCAAATGGACTGCTCTATCGCACATTGGCTAATACAAGATTAACATATGAAGAACTGAGCACTGTAGCTGTGGAAATAGAGGCCATACTAAACTCGCGTCCGCTCTCACCGCTATCATCAGATCCCAATGACTTTGAAGCACTCACTGCTGGACATTTTTTGGTCGGGTCATCTCTACGTGCCCTACCCGAAAGCTCACTCGAAGAGAGAAATATCTCGAATTTGGATCGATACGATATGATTACGGCCATCAAGCAGCGCTTTTGGCGCCGCTGGTCTTCAGACTATGTCAATGAACTACGCTCACGAGTCAAGTGGACGACACCTACACCCAATCTTGCAGAAGGTACGCTAGTGATCATCCACGACGATAACCTCCCACCACAACGCTGGAAGCTTGGTCGCGTTGAGTCGACCGTACGTGGACGAGATGGTCATGTTCGAGTTGCGCGCATCCGCACTACTAATGGGAGCTGTTGCCGGCCTGTTCACAAACTTGCCATCCTGCCAGTGTCCGGAAAGTGCATCCTTTCAACGGGGCCGGGATGTTGGATCACCCTTTATGCTTAA